In Glycine soja cultivar W05 chromosome 10, ASM419377v2, whole genome shotgun sequence, the genomic stretch GCACAGCGCTATTAACATGGGAAGAGGAGCTTCCACCTACAAAAAAAGTGAGTTGATGAGTTATAAGTAAGAACAGTACTCTTAAAGAGAAGCTTCTCACGTTTTTTATTGACAAGTGTCTTTAGGTCCTCCAAGGCCTTCTTATAGTTCTCGACTTGGGCCTTGTTCATGCTTTCAATCGGTGAGGTCCACCAAAAGTGATTCTTTGAAACCTCCAACAAACGATTCAAATCCTCTTCGCGCTTCTTCTCCCTGGTGAACCGATTCGCCAGGTAGTCGAGGTGCGCGTGGAGCCCACGCTCATCCATGGTGCAGAAGGGTTCATTAAGGTCGAGGGTGGGAGGAGTTGGGGCATGAGCTATATAGCGTTGGATAACGGAATCAACATGGGGACTGCCGAAGGAGAAAACTCGATTACCGGGGGAGAAGACGATCACAGCAAGGTCCACGTCGCAGAGGGTGGCAAGCTCACTTGCTTTCTTGAAAATTCCGGTGCGGCGCTTCGAGAAAGTCGCCTGAAGGTAACGCTCATTGCTTATCTTCTTCATTTCGATTTTTTGTCGACCTTTGGTCTTCTTCACGTTGCCATCATTCAAGCTTGGCACGCTTTTTGTATCCATGGGTTATGCTATcttatatgatatgatatgaatATGAGGTGTGGTAAATAGGAAGTCTTGGGTTCAATTTATAGGCATACTAGGAGTCTGGTTTCGCAAATTAACCAAATGTGCATGCTTAATCTTACCATAAACATACCAACCTGTTTTTTGACTACATTGAATTGGTTGGTAATCTCATTTGAAAATGGCATGCATTTAATGgtagttcatatatatatatatatatatatatatatgacatgcCAGATTCATCATTTGgaatgaatatatttatattggtAGTTGGATTTTGTTGTTACTTTGCATTTACACTCTTAATCTTATCATTTCtttgaaacaaataataatgtttaataattaattaaggaatccacttgctaatattttttactatatatcaaaatgttTTGGAACACTTCAATTTATACTCCCTTGGTAGTTCTCCTGTAAAATGTTAAACTagatcaagaaaaaaaagagcaaaaaaaaaatctttaaggGATGCAACTTGATTCAGATCATAAGCTCGATTggatttaaaatatgattatgctacatttatttatttatttatttcataaaataaaataaaataaattatattaattaaataatatactatattgtttaatatatatatatatatatatatattattttattgtatataattaattatatgtatctATTGAGTCGTTTCACAAACCAAATAAGTGAAATTATATGAATTGGCAAATCTTTTAAGGAACAGGGTAGCCATGAATGGCCTCCAAATTTATTTTGCATAATagatatatacatgtatatatttcAAACGTATGATGTCTCATTCAAATCTGTAATAATCATCATCTATTGGAAATATGAGAAGTTAATTGTTTGTCTCacgaaaaaataaaaggaagaaatgagtAAAGAGTGTTGACTATGCAAGACATAAGAAAAATTCattctttttagtttaaaagtttgatagtaattaataagagaataaaaacataGTAGCGTTCGAACCCGTGcaatgcatgttttttttaataaaaaaagtgagagagaaaaaataataaaataaaatgtttaaatttttttaaaactaaataaagTGCAAACTGTTAGGTCATTGACATGTGGCGACAACGGGACAGTTTTTATATAtctatagatagatagatagacagACTAgccaaagaattttaattttttagtgatAAGTAAACGAAACATTTTATTAGCGATTAATGATAtcgtgaaaaaattattaaaaaaatatttagtaaaaacaaTTGTGTTACTTATTAGATTAGTGATTACTAAAACAAAGGGTCTAGCTTAGTTGGATCGGATGAACAAAGTATGtaaatttttagtattatattcaatttttacggataaagaaaagaaaaattagtgactactagataaaattatttttagtaatttatttGCCATTATGTTGATCTTATACACTTTTTCCAAAACGCAagtatttaagattttttagtaaatgttcttattttttatatatctctAAGAGATAATTATATTTGAGTTAAGTAGGATCATTATGAACGATAAAATTCtttctaatattaatataattatgtatttaaGACTCAAATTTGAGATATCTAGTTAAGATAGAATAATTTGGTTGTGTCAATTGAGGTATCTatatatccttttatttttattttgtagatttagattaaaacaatataatatgcactgttaaagcaaataatttttgaataattcaatttcaaaattaaatttatttaaattagttaatttttataataactactttaaaagttatattcaaGCATAATTTTTTCGTGGTAGTGTAGAAACTTTTACACCGATTGAAAATGTCTATTAAACTCTTTATTTCACTTCCAAATAAAATTCATTCttaattttgattcattttaaatataaatgatttCTTAGAATATTTTACTCTTATACCTTTTATGGCAAAAGGAATCGATAGgaacttgaatttaaatttcttctcTCCACCTTccctttttattataaaattataaacaaagagatgaaaaaaaaatgtgagcaTGTCAGAATGACAATATGATTActccaatttttttaagagtttaataaatttaattaagtttttatttattcctttttccataaaaggaaaaagagtaaaacattctaaaaaaaattatgtttaaaaagaatttaaaagaattaattttattcctaaagtgaaataaaaacagcttttaaataaaaatataaatacattttttgaaTTTGGCAACTACAATTagttttatccataaaaaataaaagacataaatatgttttttgtccTTAACTTTTTTAGATTTTGCATTTGacctctaataaatttttttcttcacttttagtccctaaataatattttattttatatcgtGTTCTTGCCATTACGTTCactttgcttctacatttttCTTAGAGTTAATTTGAATAGttatatgtttaatatttttatttaaaaaatgaatttttcaataaaaaaatatttaaataattatttgtataatatttaGTACTCATTTTTACTATCACGTTTtctgtaattaaaattaaattaagatgtATTTTGGCAATGAATGGTATCGTTGTAAGAAAAACTTTAATTATCAagaattaagatattaaatttttactttaattattcaatttatttgaCAAAAACTTGTGATgattagtataatatttttaattttataaatttaaaatttaatttaattatatcaatttctatttttttatgtgaCTATGCCATTCGTGATTTCTTTGGCTTATGCAGAATATTTTTCAGAGAAATTTAGCCACCGAAATAGTGACCAAAGTCTGTACGTAACAAAAATCTTAGTCGTTAAGTTCTTACTCACCAAATTTCTATTCGGtcgcaataaaataaattcggCTGCTGCATATTTGATTGCTATTTTGCTCGAATCAACTC encodes the following:
- the LOC114369590 gene encoding agamous-like MADS-box protein AGL62, with product MDTKSVPSLNDGNVKKTKGRQKIEMKKISNERYLQATFSKRRTGIFKKASELATLCDVDLAVIVFSPGNRVFSFGSPHVDSVIQRYIAHAPTPPTLDLNEPFCTMDERGLHAHLDYLANRFTREKKREEDLNRLLEVSKNHFWWTSPIESMNKAQVENYKKALEDLKTLVNKKRGSSSSHVNSAVPMQNPMGVIDGTILCYRQFNDIQRNGPTPGLF